The Trichomycterus rosablanca isolate fTriRos1 chromosome 22, fTriRos1.hap1, whole genome shotgun sequence genome has a window encoding:
- the bcl2l12 gene encoding apoptosis facilitator Bcl-2-like protein 14 isoform X1, whose amino-acid sequence MDLIFSSCSGMSEELAGPPSPTPSLIDVKAETHLVLKSFLRHALSLPLSDRPGRIGGAYCDPNKYSALVKEKQKKDESGWDSLDEKISAAEERKHDIKNLIKRRLRPRPRHGKKDSANDPTLKGSVDKQGAPAAPLRGGSVPSVVQSFTEDVKSSASEEETEQKTDEKKKKKNKLKLPEIFRKKSTKKEDVRPTRPGSLPIDKEVQPPKPVLSPTHPPAFYDGVAEKLDRIAQRTVRRKSPTKPEAFKPKEENKENKEAIVQQLVHLLTMEGDAMNEKIEANPFLRSSLNRLSYASFARLLDTYANETIEPPLPAPESPTLRRVAITMEVTRRVVTATGVTQRVEGYAERYMENFAPWVKSHGGWESIAQMEAQEFD is encoded by the exons ATGGATTTGATCTTCTCGTCTTGTTCAGGGATGTCTGAGGAGCTGGCTGGTCCTCCCTCCCCCACACCCTCTCTCATAGATGTGAAAGCAGAGACGCACCTGGTTCTGAAGAGTTTCCTCCGCCATGCCCTCTCTCTTCCGCTCTCGGATCGCCCCGGCAGGATCGGCGGTGCATATTGTGACCCCAACAAATACAG CGCGCTGGTGAAGGAGAAACAGAAGAAAGACGAGAGCGGGTGGGACTCTCTGGATGAGAAGATCAGCGCGGCGGAGGAAAGGAAACACGATATTAAAAACCTGATCAAAAGACGCCTCCGGCCCCGTCCGCGGCACGGCAAGAAAGATTCCGCCAATGACCCCACCCTGAAAGGCTCTGTGGACAAGCAGGGGGCGCCGGCTGCACCACTCAGGGGCGGCAGCGTTCCTTCTGTAGTGCAGAGCTTCACGGAG GATGTAAAATCCTCGGCATCGGAGGAGGAAACCGAACAAAAGACTGacgagaaaaagaaaaagaagaacaaACTCAAGCTGCCGGAAATCTTCAGGAAAAAAAGCACTAAGAAGGAAGATGTTCGGCCGACGCGTCCAGGATCGCTGCCTATCGATAAGGAGGTTCAGCCTCCCAAACCCGTTCTGTCTCCAA cTCACCCTCCTGCATTCTACGACGGCGTGGCCGAGAAACTGGACCGGATCGCACAGCGAACCGTGAGGAGGAAGTCCCCGACCAAACCTGAAGCGTTCAAACCCAAAG aggaaaacaaagaaaataaagaagccATCGTACAACAGCTGGTTCACCTGCTGACCATGGAGGGAGACGCTATGAATGAAAAG ATTGAAGCGAACCCGTTCCTGCGATCCTCCCTGAACCGCCTGTCCTACGCCTCGTTCGCCAGACTGCTGGACACCTACGCCAACGAAACCATAGAACCTCCCCTCCCGGCTCCTGAAAGCCCCACCCTGCGGCGTGTGGCCATCACCATGGAGGTGACGCGGCGGGTGGTCACCGCGACGGGGGTCACGCAGCGCGTGGAAGGTTACGCGGAGCGCTACATGGAGAACTTCGCTCCCTGGGTGAAGAGTCATGGTGGATGG GAGAGCATCGCACAGATGGAGGCTCAGGAGTTCGACTAA
- the bcl2l12 gene encoding apoptosis facilitator Bcl-2-like protein 14 isoform X3, producing the protein MSEELAGPPSPTPSLIDVKAETHLVLKSFLRHALSLPLSDRPGRIGGAYCDPNKYSALVKEKQKKDESGWDSLDEKISAAEERKHDIKNLIKRRLRPRPRHGKKDSANDPTLKGSVDKQGAPAAPLRGGSVPSVVQSFTEDVKSSASEEETEQKTDEKKKKKNKLKLPEIFRKKSTKKEDVRPTRPGSLPIDKEVQPPKPVLSPTHPPAFYDGVAEKLDRIAQRTVRRKSPTKPEAFKPKEENKENKEAIVQQLVHLLTMEGDAMNEKIEANPFLRSSLNRLSYASFARLLDTYANETIEPPLPAPESPTLRRVAITMEVTRRVVTATGVTQRVEGYAERYMENFAPWVKSHGGWESIAQMEAQEFD; encoded by the exons ATGTCTGAGGAGCTGGCTGGTCCTCCCTCCCCCACACCCTCTCTCATAGATGTGAAAGCAGAGACGCACCTGGTTCTGAAGAGTTTCCTCCGCCATGCCCTCTCTCTTCCGCTCTCGGATCGCCCCGGCAGGATCGGCGGTGCATATTGTGACCCCAACAAATACAG CGCGCTGGTGAAGGAGAAACAGAAGAAAGACGAGAGCGGGTGGGACTCTCTGGATGAGAAGATCAGCGCGGCGGAGGAAAGGAAACACGATATTAAAAACCTGATCAAAAGACGCCTCCGGCCCCGTCCGCGGCACGGCAAGAAAGATTCCGCCAATGACCCCACCCTGAAAGGCTCTGTGGACAAGCAGGGGGCGCCGGCTGCACCACTCAGGGGCGGCAGCGTTCCTTCTGTAGTGCAGAGCTTCACGGAG GATGTAAAATCCTCGGCATCGGAGGAGGAAACCGAACAAAAGACTGacgagaaaaagaaaaagaagaacaaACTCAAGCTGCCGGAAATCTTCAGGAAAAAAAGCACTAAGAAGGAAGATGTTCGGCCGACGCGTCCAGGATCGCTGCCTATCGATAAGGAGGTTCAGCCTCCCAAACCCGTTCTGTCTCCAA cTCACCCTCCTGCATTCTACGACGGCGTGGCCGAGAAACTGGACCGGATCGCACAGCGAACCGTGAGGAGGAAGTCCCCGACCAAACCTGAAGCGTTCAAACCCAAAG aggaaaacaaagaaaataaagaagccATCGTACAACAGCTGGTTCACCTGCTGACCATGGAGGGAGACGCTATGAATGAAAAG ATTGAAGCGAACCCGTTCCTGCGATCCTCCCTGAACCGCCTGTCCTACGCCTCGTTCGCCAGACTGCTGGACACCTACGCCAACGAAACCATAGAACCTCCCCTCCCGGCTCCTGAAAGCCCCACCCTGCGGCGTGTGGCCATCACCATGGAGGTGACGCGGCGGGTGGTCACCGCGACGGGGGTCACGCAGCGCGTGGAAGGTTACGCGGAGCGCTACATGGAGAACTTCGCTCCCTGGGTGAAGAGTCATGGTGGATGG GAGAGCATCGCACAGATGGAGGCTCAGGAGTTCGACTAA
- the bcl2l12 gene encoding apoptosis facilitator Bcl-2-like protein 14 isoform X2: MPPSRIRMSEELAGPPSPTPSLIDVKAETHLVLKSFLRHALSLPLSDRPGRIGGAYCDPNKYSALVKEKQKKDESGWDSLDEKISAAEERKHDIKNLIKRRLRPRPRHGKKDSANDPTLKGSVDKQGAPAAPLRGGSVPSVVQSFTEDVKSSASEEETEQKTDEKKKKKNKLKLPEIFRKKSTKKEDVRPTRPGSLPIDKEVQPPKPVLSPTHPPAFYDGVAEKLDRIAQRTVRRKSPTKPEAFKPKEENKENKEAIVQQLVHLLTMEGDAMNEKIEANPFLRSSLNRLSYASFARLLDTYANETIEPPLPAPESPTLRRVAITMEVTRRVVTATGVTQRVEGYAERYMENFAPWVKSHGGWESIAQMEAQEFD; this comes from the exons GGATGTCTGAGGAGCTGGCTGGTCCTCCCTCCCCCACACCCTCTCTCATAGATGTGAAAGCAGAGACGCACCTGGTTCTGAAGAGTTTCCTCCGCCATGCCCTCTCTCTTCCGCTCTCGGATCGCCCCGGCAGGATCGGCGGTGCATATTGTGACCCCAACAAATACAG CGCGCTGGTGAAGGAGAAACAGAAGAAAGACGAGAGCGGGTGGGACTCTCTGGATGAGAAGATCAGCGCGGCGGAGGAAAGGAAACACGATATTAAAAACCTGATCAAAAGACGCCTCCGGCCCCGTCCGCGGCACGGCAAGAAAGATTCCGCCAATGACCCCACCCTGAAAGGCTCTGTGGACAAGCAGGGGGCGCCGGCTGCACCACTCAGGGGCGGCAGCGTTCCTTCTGTAGTGCAGAGCTTCACGGAG GATGTAAAATCCTCGGCATCGGAGGAGGAAACCGAACAAAAGACTGacgagaaaaagaaaaagaagaacaaACTCAAGCTGCCGGAAATCTTCAGGAAAAAAAGCACTAAGAAGGAAGATGTTCGGCCGACGCGTCCAGGATCGCTGCCTATCGATAAGGAGGTTCAGCCTCCCAAACCCGTTCTGTCTCCAA cTCACCCTCCTGCATTCTACGACGGCGTGGCCGAGAAACTGGACCGGATCGCACAGCGAACCGTGAGGAGGAAGTCCCCGACCAAACCTGAAGCGTTCAAACCCAAAG aggaaaacaaagaaaataaagaagccATCGTACAACAGCTGGTTCACCTGCTGACCATGGAGGGAGACGCTATGAATGAAAAG ATTGAAGCGAACCCGTTCCTGCGATCCTCCCTGAACCGCCTGTCCTACGCCTCGTTCGCCAGACTGCTGGACACCTACGCCAACGAAACCATAGAACCTCCCCTCCCGGCTCCTGAAAGCCCCACCCTGCGGCGTGTGGCCATCACCATGGAGGTGACGCGGCGGGTGGTCACCGCGACGGGGGTCACGCAGCGCGTGGAAGGTTACGCGGAGCGCTACATGGAGAACTTCGCTCCCTGGGTGAAGAGTCATGGTGGATGG GAGAGCATCGCACAGATGGAGGCTCAGGAGTTCGACTAA